In the genome of bacterium, the window AAGCAAGCAAAAAGTAAAAAGGCACAAGGAGGAACTTGTTTTACTTTTACTTTTCAATGATATCCTCTGCGTCTCAGCGTCTCTGCGGGAGAATTACTAATTCTTATGTAAGTGCCATTCTATCTAATATAGATATAATCGAATTAATTTTGTCAAATGTCAAGGGCTGACCCCAAAAATTTCTTGACAACATTATATTCAATATATCAAAATTTATACGGGCATGAGTGTTTCATTGTCTGGGTAGTATAAAGGTCTAAACTAAGGAGGGAGTAAAAAATGACAAGGTTAACAAGCTTAACAAGGGTAAAATGGATAGCAACGTTGATGGTAACTTCGGTGTCAATCTGGACGATGGCTGGCATTGTGAGCTTTGGGGTGATCTTGGGACATGGTGGAGCCGCGGCTTTTGCGGCCACAGTGACTCGCCCTATTCCCGATACAGGGCAGAATATCCCTTACACTGAGGCCTTCGGTGAGGACTCAGACTACACCATAAATCCCCCATCCTACACTAAGCTTGACGACAAGGGAAAGGAACTGGATGATTCTGCCACCTCCTGGAGCATGGTCAGGGATAATGCTACCGGCCTGATCTGGGAGGTCAAGACTGACGATAACTCAATCCATGATAAGGATATAACCTATAAATGGCATGATGCTATAGGTAAATTTATCACTTCTCTGAACGCTGAAAAATTTGGTGGCTTCTCCGATTGGCGTCTGCCTTTTGTTAAGGAATTATCAATGCTCGTGGACCGTGGTACTTGCAATCCAGCTATCAACAGAAAATATTTCCCAAATACCATGTCGTCCGCCTACTGGTCGTCTACTGCCGGCGCCTACGATACGAACAGCGCCT includes:
- a CDS encoding DUF1566 domain-containing protein, whose protein sequence is MVTSVSIWTMAGIVSFGVILGHGGAAAFAATVTRPIPDTGQNIPYTEAFGEDSDYTINPPSYTKLDDKGKELDDSATSWSMVRDNATGLIWEVKTDDNSIHDKDITYKWHDAIGKFITSLNAEKFGGFSDWRLPFVKELSMLVDRGTCNPAINRKYFPNTMSSAYWSSTAGAYDTNSAWCVNFSSGGVGYGSRSGSGYVRAVRSGQD